One window of Brevibacterium pigmentatum genomic DNA carries:
- a CDS encoding glutaminase: MRSPIPDFLDETLDRFRPDRSGENADYIPDLAAADPEKLAICISTLDGVGYTSGDADHEFSIQSMSKPFIYGLALEQEGLAGVLEKVGVEPSGEKFNELSLDKKSGRPLNPMINAGAMTIHSILGDPGAGLAERTEIVRAGLSRFAGRELTIDDSVADGEWREAYRNVAIANMLRSYDIFYDDPDEVVRGYIEQCSITVTVKDLAIMASTLAGGGINPLTGEQVLSPRVNRQVLAVMMTCGMYDAAGDWMTEIGIPAKSGVSGGVFGVMPGQVGIATFSPRLDKHGTSVRGSKIFQDLSDRLSLHIMDAPEPARSIIRRDRRFVDSEGKMVRICSLQGLIQWSGSENVLRTMDEPGSTTNTFVLDLRRVNEINSIARSMLTEALSRMKDDGIRVVLLDPDDMMQCKGPNSPLPGVQILDSLKSVKGLKRIRDDRRREMADRAH, encoded by the coding sequence ATGCGATCGCCCATTCCGGATTTCCTCGATGAGACGCTCGACCGATTCCGACCGGATCGGTCCGGCGAGAATGCGGACTACATCCCGGACCTCGCAGCAGCGGATCCGGAGAAGCTCGCGATCTGCATCTCCACCCTCGACGGCGTCGGATACACCTCCGGCGATGCCGACCACGAGTTCTCGATCCAGTCGATGTCGAAGCCCTTCATCTACGGCCTCGCCCTCGAACAGGAGGGTCTGGCCGGAGTCCTCGAGAAGGTCGGCGTCGAACCCAGCGGTGAGAAGTTCAATGAGCTCTCCCTGGACAAGAAGTCCGGCCGCCCGCTCAACCCGATGATCAACGCCGGGGCCATGACCATCCACTCCATCCTCGGCGATCCCGGTGCAGGACTGGCCGAACGCACGGAGATCGTGCGTGCCGGGCTCTCCCGCTTCGCCGGCCGAGAGTTAACGATCGACGACTCGGTGGCCGACGGCGAATGGCGTGAGGCTTACCGCAACGTCGCCATCGCGAACATGCTCCGGTCCTACGACATCTTCTACGACGACCCCGACGAGGTGGTCCGCGGCTATATCGAACAATGCTCGATCACCGTCACCGTCAAGGACCTCGCCATCATGGCCTCGACCCTCGCCGGGGGCGGGATCAATCCGCTGACCGGTGAGCAGGTGCTCTCTCCCAGGGTCAACCGGCAGGTGCTCGCGGTCATGATGACATGCGGCATGTACGACGCGGCAGGCGACTGGATGACGGAGATCGGGATTCCCGCCAAGAGCGGCGTCTCCGGCGGCGTCTTCGGCGTCATGCCAGGTCAGGTCGGCATTGCCACGTTCTCTCCGCGCCTGGACAAGCACGGCACGAGCGTCCGCGGGTCGAAGATCTTCCAGGACCTCTCCGACCGGTTGAGCCTGCACATCATGGATGCACCGGAACCGGCCCGCTCGATCATCCGCCGTGACCGTCGCTTCGTCGATTCCGAGGGCAAGATGGTCCGCATCTGCAGCCTGCAGGGCCTCATCCAGTGGAGCGGTTCGGAGAACGTCCTGCGCACGATGGACGAGCCCGGTTCCACCACGAACACCTTCGTCCTCGACCTGCGCCGAGTCAATGAGATCAACTCCATCGCCCGGAGCATGCTCACCGAGGCGCTGTCGCGCATGAAGGACGACGGAATCCGCGTGGTGCTGCTCGACCCCGACGACATGATGCAGTGCAAGGGACCGAACTCCCCGCTTCCCGGCGTGCAGATCCTCGATTCTCTCAAATCGGTCAAGGGACTCAAACGCATCCGCGACGATCGCCGCCGAGAGATGGCCGACCGCGCCCACTGA
- a CDS encoding siderophore-interacting protein, giving the protein MTTAPNTPERTARPARQQVVLTVLEATEVSPHLVRLRLGGDTFDNIDSNDATDKYVKLLFADPAHGLVPPYDLAELREQSPEKLPSRRTYTVREIDVEEKWLSIDFVIHDDDGIAGPWAKNAKPGDTLVLSGAGGKYAPAAESAWHLLIADHSAIPAVSSAIEAMPAGATGVVLACVTDEADRVLPEAPAGIEVRWVDSQEELIAAVEGLEWRAGTPQVFAHGERETIKVIRKILKEHEVPREALSISAYWARGRAEDQFQAEKREPIGQID; this is encoded by the coding sequence GTGACGACCGCACCCAACACCCCAGAGCGCACTGCACGACCCGCCCGCCAGCAGGTGGTGCTCACCGTCCTCGAGGCGACCGAGGTCAGCCCGCATCTGGTGCGGCTGCGCCTCGGTGGCGACACCTTCGACAACATCGACTCGAACGATGCGACCGACAAGTACGTCAAACTCCTCTTCGCCGATCCGGCGCATGGACTCGTCCCGCCTTACGATCTGGCGGAGCTGCGCGAGCAGTCCCCCGAGAAGCTGCCGAGTCGCCGCACGTACACGGTGCGAGAGATCGATGTCGAGGAGAAGTGGCTGAGCATCGACTTCGTCATCCACGACGATGACGGCATCGCCGGACCCTGGGCGAAGAACGCGAAGCCCGGGGATACGCTCGTCCTCTCCGGAGCGGGCGGCAAGTACGCCCCCGCTGCCGAGTCCGCCTGGCACCTGCTCATCGCCGACCACTCCGCGATCCCGGCGGTGAGCTCCGCCATCGAGGCGATGCCCGCCGGAGCCACCGGAGTTGTCCTGGCCTGTGTCACCGACGAAGCCGATCGGGTTCTGCCCGAGGCGCCCGCTGGCATAGAGGTGAGATGGGTGGACTCGCAAGAGGAACTCATTGCTGCGGTCGAGGGACTCGAGTGGCGTGCGGGAACTCCGCAGGTCTTCGCCCACGGCGAGCGCGAGACGATCAAGGTCATCCGCAAGATCCTCAAGGAACACGAAGTGCCGCGGGAGGCACTGTCGATCTCGGCCTATTGGGCCCGCGGCCGCGCCGAGGATCAGTTCCAGGCCGAGAAGCGCGAACCCATCGGCCAGATCGACTGA
- a CDS encoding choice-of-anchor I family protein, giving the protein MTIPLSAKTLTASAAALLLATGFTVGGTVPSTSPAHAAEVDDPISFSAEDAQIEMGFLGSHETGQFDESAAEITAVHGDTVFTVNAQAATVDVIDASDPTNPKKVSEITGTGVANSISIREDGLGVIALEDEDKTQPGTVMFFDANDPEADILGEVPVGSLPDMVTVTPDGTHALVANEGEPADDFSTDPEGSVSVIDLPAEVAAPSDSDVHTADFHEFEDGGAKTLPEDVRIFGPTPEDDLPISRNLEPEYITVAGSKAYATLQEANALAVVDIASAEVEDILPLGLKDHGQAGNGLDASDRDPEDAPTVNITEHEGLKGAYMPDTISTFTSGGTDYLVTANEGDSREWGDFVDAARVKDLGEDGLAPVCETSPLKDKLGDEDLGRLNIITDLGLNEAGDCYEELVAFGARSFSVWTTDGKLVADSADEFERLTAEAVPDFFNSNHSESNLEGRSDDKGPEPEALTIGEVGETTYAFVGFERIGGIAAFDLSNPGDPKFATYFNNRDFSISAEDEIEDASDSAALLSSAGDLGPEGITFLSADESPSGEAALVVGNEVSGTTSLYSVADLANGGDDGDENGEADAGGDEKNASADEDAGADQEAGSESDVDTEAGANDNAQAEAGSDSESGADGAESDSGSGASAGSDSAGSSHAGSDTSSDAGSNADGSESPNEADGDPLPRTGADLGQYLILGGIAVGLIALGTAAFFVTRRR; this is encoded by the coding sequence ATGACGATCCCACTGTCTGCGAAGACGCTCACGGCCTCGGCAGCCGCCCTCCTGCTGGCCACCGGCTTCACCGTCGGCGGCACGGTGCCGAGCACGAGCCCCGCTCACGCCGCAGAGGTGGACGACCCCATCAGCTTCTCGGCCGAGGATGCACAGATCGAGATGGGCTTCCTCGGCTCCCACGAGACCGGACAGTTCGACGAATCCGCCGCCGAGATCACCGCCGTCCACGGCGACACGGTCTTCACCGTCAACGCGCAGGCGGCCACAGTCGACGTCATCGATGCATCGGATCCGACAAACCCGAAGAAGGTCTCCGAGATCACCGGCACCGGGGTGGCGAACTCGATCTCCATCCGCGAGGACGGACTCGGCGTCATTGCGCTCGAGGACGAGGACAAGACGCAGCCCGGAACCGTGATGTTCTTCGACGCGAACGACCCCGAGGCGGACATCCTCGGCGAGGTTCCCGTCGGATCCCTGCCCGACATGGTCACCGTCACCCCCGACGGCACTCACGCCCTGGTGGCGAACGAGGGCGAACCGGCCGACGATTTCTCGACCGATCCAGAAGGTTCGGTGTCCGTCATCGACCTCCCCGCCGAGGTGGCTGCGCCGTCGGATTCGGATGTGCACACCGCGGACTTCCACGAATTCGAGGACGGGGGAGCGAAGACGCTGCCGGAGGATGTGCGGATCTTCGGACCGACCCCCGAAGACGACCTGCCGATCTCGCGCAACCTCGAACCCGAATACATCACCGTCGCAGGAAGCAAGGCCTACGCGACCCTGCAGGAGGCGAACGCGCTCGCGGTCGTCGACATCGCCTCCGCCGAGGTGGAGGACATCCTCCCGCTGGGGCTCAAGGACCATGGGCAGGCCGGCAACGGACTCGACGCCTCCGACCGTGACCCCGAGGATGCCCCGACCGTGAACATCACGGAACACGAGGGACTCAAGGGCGCGTACATGCCCGACACGATCTCGACGTTCACCTCCGGCGGCACCGACTACCTCGTCACCGCGAACGAGGGCGACTCACGCGAATGGGGAGACTTCGTCGATGCGGCCAGGGTCAAGGACCTCGGCGAGGACGGTCTGGCGCCGGTGTGCGAGACCTCGCCGCTTAAGGACAAGCTCGGCGATGAGGATCTCGGACGGCTGAACATCATCACCGATCTGGGGCTCAACGAAGCCGGTGACTGCTATGAGGAGCTCGTGGCGTTCGGTGCCCGCTCGTTCTCCGTGTGGACGACCGACGGAAAGCTCGTCGCCGATTCCGCGGATGAGTTCGAACGTCTGACCGCCGAGGCTGTGCCCGACTTCTTCAACTCCAACCATTCCGAGTCGAACCTCGAGGGACGCAGCGACGACAAGGGACCCGAACCCGAGGCGCTGACCATCGGCGAGGTGGGGGAGACGACCTACGCGTTCGTCGGCTTCGAACGCATCGGCGGAATCGCGGCCTTCGATCTCAGCAATCCCGGTGACCCGAAGTTCGCGACCTACTTCAACAACAGGGACTTCTCCATCTCGGCCGAGGACGAGATCGAGGACGCCTCGGATTCTGCTGCGCTGCTCTCGAGCGCCGGTGACCTCGGGCCGGAGGGCATCACTTTCCTCAGCGCGGATGAGTCGCCGTCGGGCGAGGCGGCACTCGTCGTCGGCAACGAGGTCTCGGGAACCACGAGCCTCTACTCGGTTGCCGACCTCGCGAACGGCGGGGACGACGGGGACGAGAACGGCGAGGCCGATGCCGGCGGAGACGAGAAGAACGCCAGTGCTGATGAAGATGCGGGCGCTGACCAGGAGGCAGGCTCCGAGAGCGACGTCGACACCGAGGCCGGTGCGAACGACAACGCTCAGGCCGAAGCTGGCAGCGATTCCGAATCAGGCGCTGATGGGGCGGAGTCGGACAGCGGCTCTGGCGCCAGTGCGGGCAGCGACTCAGCGGGCAGCTCGCACGCTGGCTCCGACACCAGCTCCGACGCAGGATCGAACGCTGACGGCTCCGAGAGCCCGAACGAGGCCGACGGCGATCCGCTGCCGCGCACCGGTGCCGACCTCGGTCAGTACCTCATCCTCGGCGGCATCGCTGTCGGACTCATCGCCCTCGGCACAGCAGCCTTCTTCGTCACGCGCCGCCGCTGA
- a CDS encoding dihydrodipicolinate synthase family protein yields the protein MFTGLSAFPLTPLKGDSLDEDAFVGLIERLVLAGVDSITALGSTGSYAYLNIEERARVAQLSVESALDIPVFIGVGALRTRDVLANVAFAETAGTQGLLLAPVSYQPLTDDEVVELFRTVTESTDLPVVVYDNPGTTHFTFTTELYSRLAALDGVASIKIPGAPASPAGWDERIGEIRAAIGDEVTIGISGDVHGAEGLIAGCDAWYAAVGGTLPEPLLEITRAAELGNADLARELSAELQPLWDLFTEVGGSLRVTAAIAEHLGLVGAGSLPLPLRDLDEAAKRKVAEVAESLDLA from the coding sequence CTGTTCACCGGGCTGAGCGCCTTCCCGCTGACTCCGCTGAAGGGTGATTCCCTCGACGAGGATGCCTTCGTCGGACTGATCGAACGCCTCGTCCTCGCGGGAGTCGATTCGATTACGGCGCTGGGATCGACCGGTTCGTACGCCTACCTCAATATCGAGGAGCGCGCCCGGGTCGCGCAGCTGAGCGTCGAATCCGCTCTCGACATCCCCGTCTTCATCGGCGTCGGGGCACTGCGGACGAGGGACGTGCTGGCCAATGTCGCGTTCGCCGAAACCGCGGGAACCCAGGGGCTGCTGCTGGCACCGGTGAGTTATCAGCCGCTGACCGACGACGAGGTGGTCGAACTCTTCCGCACGGTCACCGAATCCACCGACCTGCCCGTCGTCGTCTACGACAACCCGGGCACCACGCACTTCACGTTCACCACAGAGCTCTACTCTCGTCTGGCCGCGCTCGACGGAGTGGCTTCGATCAAAATCCCCGGGGCGCCGGCCTCACCTGCCGGATGGGATGAGCGCATCGGTGAGATCCGCGCAGCCATCGGTGACGAGGTGACGATCGGCATCTCCGGCGACGTTCACGGCGCGGAGGGCCTCATCGCCGGCTGCGATGCCTGGTACGCGGCAGTCGGCGGAACCCTTCCGGAGCCGCTGCTCGAGATCACCCGGGCCGCCGAACTCGGCAATGCCGATCTCGCTCGCGAACTCTCCGCCGAGCTGCAGCCGCTGTGGGATCTGTTCACCGAGGTCGGGGGAAGCCTGCGCGTGACCGCAGCCATCGCCGAACACCTCGGGCTCGTGGGCGCGGGCAGCCTCCCTCTGCCGCTCCGCGACCTTGATGAGGCGGCCAAGCGCAAGGTCGCCGAGGTGGCCGAGAGCCTCGACCTCGCCTGA
- a CDS encoding ribokinase produces the protein MTIDGSLTVVGSINADITATTSRLPAAGETVGGGRLSRSPGGKGANQAAAAARLGARTRMIGAVGPDSDGQAMLDALHSAGVLTDDIAEATAETGTALIMVDAAGENQIAVCEGANAEVSLAGIEFCADEAVLTQLEISLDLIVELADRVPGFLAVNAAPAIPLPAEVVDRADLIIVNEYEYSQLPQLKAAKLVAVTFGAKGSALLRHGQQIAFAEAVRANPVSTVGAGDAYCAALTIGLTSGLEPERALRAANAVGSAAVEVASAQPEFDRLETYLPVID, from the coding sequence ATGACCATCGATGGCTCCCTGACGGTCGTCGGCAGCATCAACGCCGACATCACCGCCACCACGTCCCGACTCCCCGCCGCCGGTGAGACCGTGGGAGGCGGCCGGCTCAGCAGGTCGCCCGGCGGGAAGGGCGCGAACCAGGCCGCAGCTGCCGCCCGCCTCGGTGCGCGGACCCGCATGATCGGCGCGGTCGGCCCCGATTCCGACGGTCAGGCGATGCTCGACGCCCTTCACTCTGCCGGCGTCCTAACCGATGACATCGCCGAGGCGACCGCCGAGACCGGGACCGCGCTCATCATGGTCGACGCCGCCGGTGAGAATCAGATCGCCGTGTGCGAAGGTGCGAATGCCGAGGTCAGTCTCGCCGGCATCGAATTCTGCGCCGACGAGGCCGTGCTCACCCAGCTCGAGATCTCCCTCGACCTCATCGTCGAACTCGCTGACCGGGTGCCCGGATTCCTCGCCGTCAATGCGGCTCCCGCCATTCCGCTGCCCGCCGAGGTGGTCGACCGGGCCGATCTCATCATCGTCAACGAATACGAGTACTCCCAGCTGCCGCAGCTGAAGGCCGCGAAGCTCGTGGCCGTCACCTTCGGGGCGAAAGGATCGGCGTTGCTGAGGCACGGCCAACAGATCGCCTTCGCCGAGGCGGTCCGAGCCAACCCCGTGAGCACTGTCGGCGCCGGGGACGCCTATTGTGCGGCCCTGACCATCGGGCTGACCAGCGGGCTTGAACCCGAACGCGCACTCAGAGCGGCCAACGCCGTGGGTTCAGCGGCTGTGGAAGTGGCATCCGCCCAACCGGAGTTCGATCGGCTCGAGACCTATCTGCCGGTCATCGACTGA